The Ornithodoros turicata isolate Travis chromosome 7, ASM3712646v1, whole genome shotgun sequence genome includes a region encoding these proteins:
- the LOC135399677 gene encoding cell death-inducing p53-target protein 1 homolog, with protein sequence MAVSVPRPRGPPSAAPKPAVPGPRAQQASSAQPPAAKPTNPPQQAPPKAASPGKEGFRDVFVAPPPKKLPVFGEDPVVLTCPQCFRRGRTNVEREVGRFAKLVAFLLFISIIGIPFCWIPFYSNYFMDLYHVCPNCSGILYERCVIKPPPPPTVKEAMANWAY encoded by the exons ATGGCAG TGTCAGTGCCTCGACCCCGTGGTCCACCTTCGGCAGCCCCTAAGCCAGCAGTGCCTGGTCCACGTGCACAGCAAGCTTCATCCGCACAGCCGCCAGCTGCTAAACCCACAAATCCTCCACAGCAAGCTCCGCCGAAAGCAGCAAGCCCCGGTAAAGAGGGCTTCCGCGATGTATTTGTAGCTCCTCCACCAAAAAAGCTACCCGTCTTCGGCGAAGATCCCGTTGTTCTGACCTGCCCACAGTGCTTCCGCAGAGGCAGGACCAATGTCGAAAGAGAAGTGGGACGGTTCGCCAAGCTGGTGGCGTTCCTCCTCTTTATCAGCATCATAGG GATCCCGTTCTGCTGGATTCCGTTTTACTCAAACTACTTCATGGACCTGTATCACGTATGTCCAAATTGCAGCGGAATTTTGTACGAACGCTGCGTCATAAAgccgccaccaccacctacTGTAAAGGAAGCCATGGCCAACTGGGCCTATTGA